In Carya illinoinensis cultivar Pawnee chromosome 7, C.illinoinensisPawnee_v1, whole genome shotgun sequence, the following are encoded in one genomic region:
- the LOC122314813 gene encoding transcription factor bHLH110 isoform X1: MESANLHHQHQLQDQLVGSSSLANPTCYGVGSNHAWTPNITVNTGNFNPNSDGVFSNPRDSRQYNDILVPSLNSSMVQDLGFHWTSNAGCFTSSTAQSSHDLHLAKIKEELSESFPKFTEMLNSSSSVEDYHLHHPTGCLKDEQKDNLSHELSEKLLLKTVSSKGFYSNSQNLPSFGGAAIPSRGNFSQIYPSINISNVNQSPSPSAISSSSLDMNLQALDLLTSERYSGSSFSQLPNSHDSLGVFKESPFGLENMQQLTHRLSSSPSNISLFTNRVREAKRPSSLMEAKSSQAAVPKKPRLESRASCPPFKVRKEKLGDRIAALQQLVAPFGKTDTASVLMEAIGYIKFLQNQVETLSVPYMKSSRNMKTACRSTMQAGSVLNDGNEEPKRDLRSRGLCLVPLSCMSYVTGDSGGGGVWPPAPNYGGGT; the protein is encoded by the exons ATGGAGTCTGCAAATCTCCATCACCAGCATCAGCTCCAAGACCAGCTTGTTGGGTCTTCTTCTTTGGCCAACCCAACTTGCTATGGAGTTGGAAGCAACCATGCTTGGACCCCAAATATCACTGT GAATACTGGTAACTTCAATCCAAATTCCGACGGAGTTTTCTCAAACCCAAGAGACTCGAGGCAGTACAATGACATTCTTGTCCCTTCTCTGAACAGTTCCATGGTCCAAGACTTGGGATTTCACTGGACTAGTAATGCAGGGTGTTTCACCAGTAGTACTGCTCAGTCTTCCCATGACCTACACCTCGCGAAAATTAAGGAAGAGCTCTCGGAATCTTTCCCCAAATTCACTGAAATGTTAAACAGTTCCTCAAGTGTTGAAGATTACCATCTTCATCATCCAACAGGCTGCCTAAAGGACGAGCAAAAAGATAATCTGAGTCATGAACTCAGTGAGAAGCTCTTGCTGAAGACCGTCTCGTCCAAAGGATTCTATTCTAATTCTCAGAACCTCCCTAGTTTTGGAGGTGCGGCAATTCCAAGTAGAGGGAACTTCAGCCAGATTTATCCCAGCATAAATATTTCCAACGTGAATCAATCGCCATCGCCATCAGCAATTTCAAGCTCCAGCTTGGACATGAACTTGCAGGCCTTGGATCTATTAACATCTGAAAGATATAGTGGATCAAGTTTTAGCCAATTGCCTAATTCACATGATAGTCTTGGCGTATTTAAAGAGAGCCCTTTCGGTCTTGAAAATATGCAGCAATTAACCCACAGGCTATCAAGTAGCCCTAGCAAT ATATCGCTGTTCACAAATAGAGTAAGAGAAGCAAAGAGACCCAGCAGTTTGATGGAGGCAAAGTCATCTCAAGCTGCAGTACCTAAGAAACCGAGATTGGAGTCACGCGCTTCATGTCCACCCTTTAAG GTTAGGAAAGAAAAACTAGGAGATAGAATTGCTGCTCTTCAGCAGTTGGTGGCTCCCTTTGGCAAG ACAGACACAGCATCGGTACTAATGGAGGCCATCGGGTACATAAAATTCCTTCAAAACCAGGTCGAG ACACTGAGCGTCCCTTACATGAAGTCATCACGAAACATGAAGACAGCTTGTAGAAGTACAATGCAAGCG GGTTCGGTACTGAACGATGGAAATGAAGAACCAAAGCGAGACCTTAGAAGCCGAGGGCTGTGTCTCGTGCCTTTGTCGTGCATGTCTTATGTCACAGGTGATAGCGGCGGTGGAGGCGTTTGGCCTCCAGCGCCTAACTACGGCGGAGGAActtag
- the LOC122314813 gene encoding transcription factor bHLH110 isoform X2 — protein sequence MVQDLGFHWTSNAGCFTSSTAQSSHDLHLAKIKEELSESFPKFTEMLNSSSSVEDYHLHHPTGCLKDEQKDNLSHELSEKLLLKTVSSKGFYSNSQNLPSFGGAAIPSRGNFSQIYPSINISNVNQSPSPSAISSSSLDMNLQALDLLTSERYSGSSFSQLPNSHDSLGVFKESPFGLENMQQLTHRLSSSPSNISLFTNRVREAKRPSSLMEAKSSQAAVPKKPRLESRASCPPFKVRKEKLGDRIAALQQLVAPFGKTDTASVLMEAIGYIKFLQNQVETLSVPYMKSSRNMKTACRSTMQAGSVLNDGNEEPKRDLRSRGLCLVPLSCMSYVTGDSGGGGVWPPAPNYGGGT from the exons ATGGTCCAAGACTTGGGATTTCACTGGACTAGTAATGCAGGGTGTTTCACCAGTAGTACTGCTCAGTCTTCCCATGACCTACACCTCGCGAAAATTAAGGAAGAGCTCTCGGAATCTTTCCCCAAATTCACTGAAATGTTAAACAGTTCCTCAAGTGTTGAAGATTACCATCTTCATCATCCAACAGGCTGCCTAAAGGACGAGCAAAAAGATAATCTGAGTCATGAACTCAGTGAGAAGCTCTTGCTGAAGACCGTCTCGTCCAAAGGATTCTATTCTAATTCTCAGAACCTCCCTAGTTTTGGAGGTGCGGCAATTCCAAGTAGAGGGAACTTCAGCCAGATTTATCCCAGCATAAATATTTCCAACGTGAATCAATCGCCATCGCCATCAGCAATTTCAAGCTCCAGCTTGGACATGAACTTGCAGGCCTTGGATCTATTAACATCTGAAAGATATAGTGGATCAAGTTTTAGCCAATTGCCTAATTCACATGATAGTCTTGGCGTATTTAAAGAGAGCCCTTTCGGTCTTGAAAATATGCAGCAATTAACCCACAGGCTATCAAGTAGCCCTAGCAAT ATATCGCTGTTCACAAATAGAGTAAGAGAAGCAAAGAGACCCAGCAGTTTGATGGAGGCAAAGTCATCTCAAGCTGCAGTACCTAAGAAACCGAGATTGGAGTCACGCGCTTCATGTCCACCCTTTAAG GTTAGGAAAGAAAAACTAGGAGATAGAATTGCTGCTCTTCAGCAGTTGGTGGCTCCCTTTGGCAAG ACAGACACAGCATCGGTACTAATGGAGGCCATCGGGTACATAAAATTCCTTCAAAACCAGGTCGAG ACACTGAGCGTCCCTTACATGAAGTCATCACGAAACATGAAGACAGCTTGTAGAAGTACAATGCAAGCG GGTTCGGTACTGAACGATGGAAATGAAGAACCAAAGCGAGACCTTAGAAGCCGAGGGCTGTGTCTCGTGCCTTTGTCGTGCATGTCTTATGTCACAGGTGATAGCGGCGGTGGAGGCGTTTGGCCTCCAGCGCCTAACTACGGCGGAGGAActtag